The following are encoded in a window of bacterium SCSIO 12643 genomic DNA:
- a CDS encoding DUF4296 domain-containing protein, producing the protein MNNKLILFLGLLITSLISSCINDENNKKPEDLIPEPQMIEVLADICKVEARFQRRLSIRGKDNSELVLQNYNVIFNAHNVTLPQFKTSFEYYEDSPKKMQELYDSVIVILTKEEALLKEAEKQKQK; encoded by the coding sequence ATGAATAACAAACTCATTTTATTTTTAGGCCTTCTAATCACATCATTAATATCTTCTTGTATTAATGATGAAAACAACAAGAAACCAGAAGATTTAATTCCAGAACCTCAAATGATCGAGGTTCTGGCTGACATCTGTAAAGTTGAGGCCCGTTTTCAAAGAAGACTTAGTATTAGAGGTAAAGACAATTCGGAACTTGTACTTCAAAACTATAATGTTATATTTAACGCTCATAATGTAACGCTTCCTCAGTTCAAAACATCATTTGAATATTATGAAGATTCCCCTAAGAAAATGCAGGAACTTTATGATAGTGTGATAGTCATTCTTACAAAAGAAGAAGCTTTACTTAAAGAAGCAGAAAAACAAAAACAGAAATAA
- a CDS encoding acyl carrier protein gives MSEVKEKVIAIIVDKLGVDESEVTLESSFTNDLGADSLDTVELIMEFEKEFEIAIPDDQAENIATVGDAVTYITDNK, from the coding sequence ATGTCAGAAGTTAAAGAAAAAGTAATAGCTATTATCGTTGACAAATTAGGAGTTGACGAAAGTGAAGTAACACTAGAATCTTCATTTACTAACGATCTAGGTGCAGACTCACTAGACACAGTTGAATTAATTATGGAGTTTGAAAAAGAATTTGAAATCGCTATCCCAGACGATCAAGCAGAAAATATTGCAACCGTTGGAGATGCTGTAACTTACATTACAGATAACAAATAA
- a CDS encoding DUF3109 family protein, with protein MIEVGKTIVSRNVFQKEFVCNLSACKGECCIAGDAGAPLEDQEKQILEEVYDKVKPYLRPEGVEAIEQQGTSVFDQKDNEYETPLINNAECAYVIFGDDGMALCGIEKAYNDGLIDWPKPISCHLYPIRIKSYREFDAINYDEWDICSEACTLGKELSVPVYRFLKEPLIRKYGPDWYNDLVEIAALVEKEL; from the coding sequence ATGATCGAAGTAGGTAAAACGATTGTATCTAGAAATGTTTTCCAAAAAGAATTCGTTTGTAATCTTTCGGCATGTAAAGGAGAATGTTGCATTGCTGGTGATGCTGGGGCTCCTTTAGAAGATCAAGAAAAACAAATTCTGGAAGAGGTTTACGATAAGGTAAAACCCTACTTAAGACCTGAGGGTGTTGAAGCGATTGAACAACAAGGCACTTCAGTTTTCGATCAAAAAGACAATGAGTACGAAACTCCATTAATTAACAATGCAGAATGTGCCTATGTTATTTTTGGAGATGATGGAATGGCTTTATGCGGAATCGAAAAAGCTTATAATGATGGATTAATTGATTGGCCCAAACCCATCTCATGTCATTTATACCCGATTCGAATTAAATCATATCGAGAATTTGATGCGATCAATTATGATGAATGGGATATCTGTAGCGAGGCATGTACACTTGGTAAAGAACTTAGTGTTCCTGTATATCGCTTTCTTAAAGAACCACTCATACGAAAGTATGGTCCTGACTGGTATAATGACCTTGTAGAAATCGCAGCCCTGGTAGAGAAAGAGCTGTAA
- a CDS encoding dihydroorotase encodes MRTLIKNARIVNEGEIFNGFVLIENEIISKVGTETSELPSADHVIDAQNKFLIPGLIDDQVHFREPGLTHKGDIQSESTAAVAGGITTFMEMPNTVPQAVTIEELEKKYDIAAKTSLGNYSFYLGVTNSNINEIRSIDPSRICGIKIFMGSSTGDMVVDNDNSLDNVFRDSPVLIATHCEDDDTIKENQQKYVEKFGDDIPYEHHADIRSHEACYKSSSKAVRLAKENGSQLHIMHLSTKKELELIEQGKLLDKRITAEACTHHLWFNRDDYKTKGAFIKWNPAVKDEEDRQALIDALNNDVLDIIATDHAPHTLEEKTGVYTKTPSGGPLVQHSLTALMEFHLDGVLDITKTVEKACHNPAKLFSIKSRGFIREGYFADLVLINPDKPWTVDKSNILYKCGWSPFEGTTFRTQVEKTFVNGHMAYNNGTIDDSKQGQRLEFDR; translated from the coding sequence ATGCGCACATTAATCAAAAACGCCCGTATTGTAAATGAAGGCGAAATTTTTAATGGATTTGTTCTTATTGAGAATGAAATCATCTCTAAAGTAGGTACAGAAACTTCTGAACTCCCATCAGCCGACCATGTCATTGATGCTCAAAATAAATTCCTAATTCCGGGATTAATTGATGATCAGGTACATTTTAGAGAGCCAGGATTGACACACAAAGGAGATATCCAATCAGAATCAACTGCTGCAGTGGCAGGTGGAATTACCACTTTTATGGAAATGCCTAATACAGTTCCTCAAGCGGTAACCATCGAAGAACTGGAAAAGAAATACGATATCGCTGCAAAAACTTCATTAGGAAATTACTCGTTCTATTTAGGTGTTACAAATAGTAACATCAATGAGATTAGAAGTATTGATCCATCTAGAATCTGCGGAATCAAAATATTTATGGGATCATCAACGGGTGATATGGTTGTAGATAATGACAACTCTTTAGATAATGTATTCAGGGACTCACCGGTTCTTATTGCTACGCACTGTGAAGATGATGACACCATAAAAGAAAACCAGCAGAAATACGTTGAGAAATTCGGTGATGATATTCCTTACGAACATCACGCAGATATTCGTAGTCATGAAGCCTGTTACAAATCATCCAGTAAAGCGGTTCGTTTAGCCAAAGAAAATGGTTCTCAACTTCACATCATGCACCTTTCTACTAAAAAGGAATTAGAACTGATTGAACAAGGCAAACTTTTGGATAAAAGAATCACTGCAGAAGCATGCACACATCATTTATGGTTCAATCGAGATGATTATAAAACCAAAGGAGCTTTTATCAAATGGAATCCTGCGGTAAAAGATGAAGAAGACAGACAAGCATTAATTGATGCCTTGAATAATGACGTATTAGATATCATTGCAACTGATCATGCACCACATACACTGGAAGAAAAAACAGGAGTTTATACCAAAACCCCTTCTGGTGGCCCATTGGTTCAACATTCACTTACAGCATTAATGGAATTCCATTTAGATGGTGTTCTTGACATTACCAAAACCGTTGAAAAAGCGTGCCATAATCCAGCCAAGCTCTTCAGCATTAAAAGCAGAGGATTCATTAGAGAAGGATACTTTGCAGACCTGGTTTTAATCAATCCGGATAAACCCTGGACCGTTGACAAAAGCAACATATTATATAAATGTGGCTGGTCGCCATTTGAAGGGACCACGTTTAGAACTCAAGTCGAAAAAACATTTGTGAATGGACATATGGCTTATAACAATGGCACAATAGATGATTCCAAACAAGGTCAAAGACTTGAATTTGATAGATAA
- a CDS encoding tetratricopeptide repeat-containing sensor histidine kinase, protein MKKTYYILSIFLLIGLELFAQNEKLDSLHNKAEEYNLKGSYAELFLTYDALRNEYVNLKDTNEIVATILNMADASRGGGSHSEALKVLDNLESSDYHLTVLDQIEMDLIRGSIHYELHHRDKAIHWAQEGLRLSLQENEQGNLALLYNLLGACYVEVDTDSALKYLDASVEIFLMEEDSAGVILPRINMARLYMERGEQEMAVKMLLSSLEILDQYEVAIYRKMAYDFLAILYIEMKDYENGIKYMKLRDSVNYMINNSQIKFRITQFQDELERQRAESDLMTLQAKVEIAEVKNNRDSIIITLGLVLVVVLGMFLFFTVRNNKRIRVLNTELKQKADELERLNGFKNRVLSVISHDMRSPLAQVITFQQAKNSGVSFDEEEIAEMDKTILASVQNGLLILDNLLKWANSQFNGMSIDLVSFDSFHSISVILNQVSQLAKEKHLSLTTYADHIDVETDEALFQIVIRNIVSNAIKFSPLGSEIEVRTELLDGFFKVKIRDQGSGISQSVLDSLEIGKDIKAELGSLGEKGAGIGLTLSIEFAKLIRGTLAFKNLEGKGTEVVFTIPQKLKDS, encoded by the coding sequence TTGAAAAAAACTTACTACATACTATCGATATTTTTATTGATTGGGCTTGAGTTGTTTGCCCAAAATGAAAAGCTTGACTCGCTTCATAATAAGGCCGAAGAATATAATTTAAAAGGAAGTTATGCGGAGCTGTTTTTAACATACGATGCTCTAAGAAATGAGTACGTTAATTTAAAAGATACGAATGAGATTGTTGCTACCATTTTGAATATGGCTGATGCGAGTAGAGGTGGAGGAAGTCATTCTGAAGCTTTAAAAGTGCTGGATAATCTGGAAAGCTCGGATTATCACTTAACGGTTTTAGATCAGATAGAAATGGATTTGATTCGAGGGTCCATTCATTATGAATTACACCATAGAGATAAGGCTATTCATTGGGCTCAGGAAGGTTTGAGACTTAGCTTGCAAGAGAATGAACAAGGAAACTTAGCACTTTTGTATAACCTTTTAGGAGCGTGTTATGTTGAGGTAGATACAGATTCTGCATTAAAGTATTTAGATGCTTCGGTAGAAATATTTTTGATGGAAGAAGATAGTGCAGGAGTGATATTGCCGAGAATTAATATGGCTCGTTTATATATGGAGCGAGGCGAACAAGAGATGGCGGTTAAAATGTTGCTATCATCACTTGAAATATTAGATCAATACGAAGTGGCTATTTATAGAAAAATGGCCTATGATTTTTTGGCTATTCTATACATTGAAATGAAGGATTATGAGAATGGGATTAAATACATGAAGCTTAGGGATAGTGTTAATTACATGATTAATAATAGTCAAATCAAATTTAGAATTACGCAGTTTCAGGATGAGCTAGAGCGTCAGAGAGCGGAGAGCGATTTGATGACTTTACAGGCCAAAGTGGAAATAGCAGAGGTAAAGAATAATCGTGATAGTATTATTATCACCTTAGGATTGGTATTGGTGGTTGTATTGGGGATGTTCCTATTTTTTACTGTTCGAAACAATAAGCGTATCCGGGTATTAAATACAGAATTGAAACAAAAGGCTGATGAGTTAGAGCGATTGAATGGCTTTAAGAATAGGGTGTTATCGGTTATAAGTCATGATATGCGATCTCCATTAGCACAAGTGATCACTTTTCAGCAAGCTAAGAATTCAGGTGTAAGTTTTGATGAAGAAGAGATTGCTGAAATGGATAAAACTATATTAGCAAGTGTGCAAAATGGTTTGTTGATATTGGATAATCTTTTGAAATGGGCGAACAGCCAATTTAATGGAATGTCTATTGATTTAGTAAGTTTTGATTCTTTTCATTCCATATCTGTAATACTGAATCAAGTAAGTCAATTAGCTAAAGAGAAGCATTTGAGCTTGACCACTTATGCAGATCATATTGATGTGGAAACGGATGAGGCATTGTTTCAGATTGTGATTAGAAATATTGTAAGTAATGCCATTAAATTTAGTCCATTGGGTTCTGAAATAGAAGTGAGAACTGAATTATTGGATGGTTTTTTCAAAGTTAAAATTCGTGACCAGGGTTCGGGTATTTCCCAATCCGTATTGGATAGTTTAGAAATAGGAAAGGATATTAAAGCTGAATTGGGAAGTTTGGGAGAGAAAGGCGCTGGAATCGGGTTGACACTTTCCATTGAATTCGCAAAGTTGATTCGGGGGACACTAGCATTTAAAAATTTGGAAGGAAAGGGTACAGAGGTGGTGTTTACCATACCCCAAAAACTTAAAGACTCCTAG
- a CDS encoding nitroreductase family protein, with the protein MSHSENFIPYHPTTYPTDEMLQRSKDFYEHMDKRRSLREFSDQTFPIEILENIIQTASTAPSGAHKQPWTFCIVSDSEIKSKIREAAEKEEYENYTRRMSEEWLEDLKQFDTNHIKEFIDIAPYLIIVMKHSYEFGEDNQKLNNYYVNESVGIAVGFLISAIHNAGLFALTHTPSPMRFLKKILNRPENEQPYLLIPVGLPLDNVKVPDLKRKDKNDIIAYY; encoded by the coding sequence ATGAGTCATTCCGAAAATTTCATTCCTTATCATCCAACTACCTATCCTACTGATGAAATGCTACAACGCAGTAAAGACTTCTACGAACACATGGACAAAAGAAGATCTTTACGTGAATTTTCGGATCAGACTTTTCCAATTGAAATTTTAGAAAATATCATTCAAACCGCTTCTACTGCTCCTTCTGGTGCACATAAACAGCCATGGACATTTTGTATCGTTTCAGATTCGGAAATAAAAAGCAAAATCAGAGAAGCAGCAGAAAAAGAAGAATACGAGAACTATACGCGTAGAATGAGTGAAGAATGGCTTGAAGATTTAAAGCAATTCGATACAAATCACATTAAAGAGTTTATTGATATCGCACCATACCTTATTATAGTAATGAAGCATTCCTATGAGTTTGGAGAGGATAATCAAAAACTCAATAATTATTATGTAAATGAATCTGTCGGGATTGCTGTAGGATTTCTGATTTCAGCAATCCATAATGCAGGATTATTTGCCCTCACACACACGCCAAGTCCGATGAGATTTTTAAAAAAGATTCTAAATCGTCCGGAAAACGAACAACCATACCTACTCATACCTGTTGGCTTACCCCTTGATAACGTGAAGGTTCCCGACCTAAAAAGAAAGGACAAAAACGACATTATCGCATACTATTGA
- a CDS encoding outer membrane beta-barrel protein has translation MKRVITSVLFGLPLWVFAQFGTSEFYAVTKIGFGMGMNSYTYNTVLNNSLSDGTKSLQIELGKGFSPEVGLGLKLTNLVYLETSLSYTINKEFYNTQYSGQIQEQGYSFNRFNFHLNGKYFVEVNPTFLLDFNAGLLYSIPNDLIIKLNNETHRINYAGTTGIQAGFGATYVVNNFNFKAGIRYRIERFNIKPKQNLPYYFEYLNSNFNQINSNGIDILLAVRYHF, from the coding sequence ATGAAAAGGGTTATTACATCTGTTCTATTCGGTTTACCACTTTGGGTCTTTGCTCAATTTGGCACAAGTGAGTTTTATGCCGTTACCAAAATTGGTTTTGGTATGGGAATGAATAGCTACACCTATAATACTGTTTTGAATAACTCTTTATCGGACGGCACGAAGTCTTTACAAATTGAATTGGGAAAAGGATTTAGTCCGGAAGTTGGGCTGGGTTTAAAACTCACAAATTTGGTATATCTTGAAACGTCTCTTTCCTATACTATTAATAAGGAATTTTACAACACGCAATACTCCGGACAAATTCAGGAACAAGGGTATTCTTTCAATCGTTTTAATTTTCATTTAAATGGTAAATACTTTGTTGAAGTCAACCCCACATTTCTTTTAGACTTTAATGCAGGTCTTCTTTATTCTATTCCAAATGATTTAATTATCAAATTGAATAACGAAACACATAGGATTAATTATGCCGGAACCACTGGAATTCAAGCTGGATTTGGAGCAACTTATGTCGTCAACAACTTTAACTTCAAAGCAGGAATTCGGTATAGAATAGAACGATTTAATATTAAACCTAAACAAAACTTGCCTTACTATTTCGAGTATTTGAACTCAAACTTCAATCAAATCAATAGTAATGGCATTGACATCCTGCTCGCTGTCAGATATCACTTCTAG
- a CDS encoding S8 family serine peptidase, translated as MIRFLTTLCIVIPFFSFAQQKNISDQKELLRLFQQFRSQEIQDSTKAAVLQQKGQAQILEIDGNGHIIGLVGFTPTGFPIFYSTDNTNAAATVGTNLIIAGATNGYGLTGNGMIIGEWDGGSVLGTHQELTGRVTQVDNPSSNSDHATHVCGTMIASGVVANAKGMATAATVRAHDFYSDASEMTTFSATGIISNHSYGTITGWREMNNGTWRWYGDTTISGTEDYQFGFYTFRAQSWDQIANAAPDYLIVKSAGNDRNDLPPSSVTSHEIFDNLNGWVTSTVSRPQDGGVDGYDCISSNGNAKNILTVGAVNDIPSGYSQASDVVMSSFSGWGPTDDGRIKPDIVANGVSLYSTGADNTTDYYSSSGTSMSAPNATGSLALLQEMYNDSNSTFMKASTLKALVIHTANEAGTNPGPDFSFGWGLLNAKGAADLIADTLTNRIIESSLSNNGTATFTYYSNGLQDIEATIVWNDPAGTPVAPSLDPTTSMLVNDLDLRITGPSGTIKMPWTLNSAMPSNAAVKADNTKDNVEKVVFDAPIAGAYTFSISHKGSLAASQNYSLIISGIQLNPVSPAPTAAFTGTPTNICIGDTVFFSDASTGNPTSLEWTFTGGTPSSATNANPAIVYNTPGTYAVKLKATNVNGSDSITQTNYITVTPVPSPTTQPLNDICVSGMALTITGGSPSGGVWTGPGVTNGVFDPAVAGLGTHTLTYTVTSGTCSGSSSQNITVTNPPTVTLPALPASICSNSAAFTLGGGQPSGGTYSGPGVSNNIFDPAIAGMGTHTITYIYTDPSGCSGSATSNLTVIAGAAASLGAFNDVCIDAPTFALTGGSPIMGNYAGPGVDTLAGTFNPALAGAGTHTITYFGPGGLCISAANSTITVNPLPNVSLGTFNDVCQISSAVQLTGGSPTGGTYSGSFVTGSTFNATSAGLGSHTIYYSFTDNNSCSATDSSQINVVNSVLYSLSDTTVCSGDSPFTISSGFPAGGFYSGTGVVNGNTFDPAAAGPGTYTITYFDTNNPCAIPGNAIFTVNAPPTVSFSPIPSICLTGGPVTLTGGSPTGGTYSGIGVNNNILDPTVNGIGNVNITYTVSNNGCADSAVQVATIHDGSPQIVNISSSYCLNDSSVILIGNPAGGTFSGTAGMTDSIFNPNAAGVGTHTITYTTTVGCSGNMSYNVDVHSNPVIGNISGPIISSQNTVAAYNLNAQNGAFYSWNVTGGTIATNYNNQITVNWGTNPTGYLQAILIDQNGCKDTADITVELWPLSTPEISNKLNISYFPNPVSNEISFYGAHAELKNVQLIIMNTSGQIILKRNYNNINSSFLWKIDVSNLSAGTYIFQLLNNHQELSTGQFVKQ; from the coding sequence ATGATTAGATTTCTTACCACTTTATGTATTGTCATTCCTTTTTTCTCTTTTGCTCAGCAAAAAAACATTTCTGATCAAAAAGAACTGCTTCGACTATTTCAACAATTCAGATCACAAGAGATTCAGGATAGTACAAAAGCGGCTGTTTTACAACAAAAAGGTCAGGCACAAATTCTCGAAATTGATGGCAATGGACACATCATTGGTTTGGTAGGATTTACACCAACCGGATTTCCAATATTCTATTCTACAGATAATACCAATGCTGCAGCCACAGTTGGAACGAATCTCATCATTGCCGGAGCCACAAATGGATACGGATTAACGGGTAACGGGATGATTATCGGAGAATGGGATGGGGGATCAGTCCTGGGCACCCATCAAGAACTAACCGGACGAGTAACACAAGTAGATAATCCGTCCAGTAATAGTGACCATGCGACACATGTTTGTGGAACTATGATCGCATCAGGTGTTGTTGCAAATGCAAAAGGAATGGCGACAGCTGCTACTGTTCGCGCACATGATTTCTATAGTGACGCCAGTGAAATGACTACATTCTCAGCTACCGGAATTATCTCTAACCATTCCTATGGTACCATAACCGGATGGAGAGAAATGAATAACGGTACCTGGAGATGGTATGGCGACACCACTATTAGTGGTACAGAAGATTACCAATTCGGATTCTATACTTTCAGAGCTCAAAGTTGGGATCAAATTGCTAATGCTGCTCCTGATTATCTTATTGTGAAATCCGCTGGTAATGATAGAAATGATCTTCCACCAAGTTCAGTAACATCACATGAAATATTTGACAACCTTAACGGATGGGTGACCTCAACGGTATCACGTCCTCAGGACGGAGGAGTTGATGGTTATGATTGTATTTCTTCTAATGGAAATGCCAAAAATATTTTAACGGTAGGTGCTGTAAATGATATTCCAAGTGGATATTCTCAAGCGAGTGATGTAGTAATGTCGAGTTTTAGTGGCTGGGGTCCAACAGACGATGGACGTATTAAGCCAGATATCGTAGCAAATGGGGTTTCATTGTATTCTACGGGAGCGGATAATACTACAGATTATTATTCCAGTAGCGGAACTTCAATGTCCGCTCCAAATGCCACAGGTTCTTTAGCATTACTTCAAGAGATGTATAATGACTCTAACAGCACCTTCATGAAAGCATCAACTCTAAAGGCTTTGGTAATTCATACTGCTAATGAAGCTGGCACCAATCCCGGACCTGATTTTTCTTTTGGTTGGGGGTTATTAAATGCTAAAGGTGCTGCAGATCTTATTGCTGATACGCTCACCAACAGAATCATTGAGTCATCATTGTCTAATAACGGAACCGCAACTTTCACCTATTATTCAAACGGACTACAAGATATCGAAGCAACCATCGTGTGGAATGATCCTGCCGGAACTCCGGTAGCACCATCATTAGACCCTACCACCTCAATGTTAGTTAATGATTTGGATTTAAGAATCACCGGACCTTCAGGAACTATAAAAATGCCATGGACTTTAAATTCTGCAATGCCTTCAAACGCAGCAGTAAAAGCAGATAACACTAAAGACAACGTGGAAAAGGTAGTTTTTGATGCGCCAATTGCCGGTGCCTATACTTTTTCTATCTCTCATAAAGGGTCACTGGCTGCCTCTCAAAATTATTCTCTTATTATTTCAGGGATTCAATTAAACCCGGTATCTCCGGCTCCAACAGCTGCATTTACTGGTACACCAACCAATATTTGCATTGGTGATACCGTATTTTTCAGTGACGCATCTACTGGAAACCCAACTAGTTTAGAATGGACTTTTACCGGAGGGACTCCTTCGAGTGCAACAAATGCAAACCCTGCAATTGTGTATAATACTCCAGGTACTTATGCGGTAAAACTTAAAGCAACGAACGTAAATGGCTCAGATAGTATTACGCAAACCAACTATATCACTGTTACTCCTGTTCCAAGTCCAACGACTCAACCGCTTAATGATATTTGTGTGAGCGGAATGGCATTAACCATAACCGGAGGCTCTCCTTCTGGAGGTGTATGGACAGGTCCTGGTGTAACCAATGGTGTATTTGATCCAGCTGTTGCAGGGCTAGGGACACATACTTTAACTTATACTGTAACTTCCGGAACTTGCTCCGGATCAAGCTCTCAAAATATTACGGTAACCAACCCACCAACTGTAACATTGCCTGCTTTACCTGCATCTATATGTAGCAATAGCGCAGCGTTTACATTAGGAGGAGGACAACCTTCAGGAGGAACATATTCCGGACCTGGGGTATCCAACAACATATTTGATCCAGCTATTGCCGGAATGGGCACACATACTATTACATATATATATACAGACCCAAGCGGATGTAGTGGTTCGGCAACCTCAAATCTGACTGTCATTGCAGGAGCAGCAGCTTCATTGGGTGCTTTTAATGATGTCTGTATAGATGCTCCAACATTTGCTTTAACCGGAGGGTCTCCAATCATGGGGAATTATGCAGGACCCGGAGTAGACACTTTAGCAGGAACATTTAATCCGGCATTAGCTGGTGCAGGTACACATACCATTACCTATTTTGGACCAGGCGGATTATGTATTTCTGCTGCAAATTCTACAATCACTGTGAATCCATTACCTAATGTTTCGCTAGGTACATTTAATGATGTATGTCAAATTTCAAGTGCCGTACAACTTACCGGAGGATCACCTACTGGAGGCACCTATTCAGGGTCGTTTGTAACTGGGTCTACCTTTAACGCCACTAGTGCGGGATTAGGTAGCCACACTATTTATTATTCATTTACAGATAACAACTCGTGTTCAGCTACAGATTCCAGTCAAATCAATGTAGTAAATAGTGTTCTTTATTCACTTTCTGATACCACCGTTTGTAGTGGAGATTCTCCTTTCACCATTTCTAGTGGATTTCCTGCAGGAGGTTTTTATTCAGGAACAGGAGTAGTAAATGGGAATACTTTTGATCCGGCAGCTGCTGGACCAGGAACTTATACAATAACGTATTTTGATACAAACAATCCTTGTGCAATACCAGGAAATGCTATATTCACAGTAAATGCACCTCCAACAGTAAGCTTCTCTCCAATCCCATCTATATGTCTAACAGGAGGTCCTGTAACTTTAACCGGAGGATCACCCACCGGTGGAACGTATTCCGGAATTGGTGTAAATAATAATATATTAGACCCCACAGTAAATGGAATCGGTAATGTAAATATTACATATACGGTTTCTAATAACGGTTGTGCTGACTCTGCTGTACAAGTCGCAACTATTCATGACGGCTCTCCTCAAATAGTGAACATTTCCTCTTCTTATTGTTTGAATGATTCAAGTGTTATTTTAATTGGAAATCCTGCTGGAGGAACTTTTTCGGGAACTGCGGGAATGACGGATAGTATTTTCAATCCTAATGCTGCTGGTGTTGGTACACATACCATTACTTATACCACAACAGTAGGTTGTTCCGGAAATATGTCTTACAATGTAGATGTTCACTCAAATCCTGTGATTGGAAATATTTCTGGTCCTATTATTTCTTCACAAAATACAGTTGCAGCCTATAATTTAAATGCTCAAAATGGAGCATTTTATAGTTGGAATGTTACCGGAGGAACAATTGCTACTAACTATAATAATCAAATCACAGTAAATTGGGGAACCAATCCTACAGGATATTTACAAGCTATTTTAATTGATCAAAACGGATGTAAGGACACTGCCGACATCACCGTGGAACTTTGGCCTTTATCTACTCCTGAAATATCAAATAAGCTGAATATTTCTTATTTCCCAAATCCAGTGTCTAATGAAATTTCATTTTATGGAGCGCATGCGGAACTAAAAAATGTTCAGTTAATAATTATGAATACAAGTGGCCAAATCATACTAAAAAGAAACTACAACAACATAAATAGCTCATTCTTATGGAAAATTGATGTCTCTAATCTAAGCGCAGGAACATACATATTCCAATTACTAAATAACCATCAAGAATTAAGTACCGGCCAATTTGTTAAACAATAA